In one window of Microbacterium natoriense DNA:
- a CDS encoding glycosyltransferase family 2 protein yields MSDDRTIDILLPYYSPSERAWPTIESVLAQTDPRWRLVVVDDAYPEDLIRARLESLGDPRVEYVRNPENIGLARNFSRCLELARSEHFVMLGDDDLMHPRYVESISARLAAQPEVDIVQPGVRVIDDEGKQVLPLGDRIKAVLRPRGGSDGVTLCGVRMAESLMRADWAYFPSLAWRTSTARAHGFREEYAVALDYGLLLDIALDGGTMLVYDDVVFDYRRHRASVSSTTASSGVRFAQEREFAWAFAARMAERGWNRAARIGRRRAISRLHAVSEAVGALLAGDVGRSRVLLSSARR; encoded by the coding sequence ATGAGCGACGACCGCACCATCGATATCCTCCTCCCGTACTACAGCCCATCGGAGCGCGCATGGCCGACGATCGAGTCGGTCCTGGCGCAGACGGATCCGCGCTGGAGGCTCGTGGTGGTCGATGACGCCTATCCCGAGGATCTGATCCGAGCGCGGCTCGAGTCACTGGGCGACCCCCGTGTCGAGTACGTGCGCAACCCTGAGAACATCGGACTGGCACGCAACTTCAGCCGCTGTCTCGAACTGGCCCGCTCCGAGCACTTCGTCATGCTCGGAGACGACGATCTGATGCATCCGAGGTATGTCGAGAGCATCTCGGCGCGCCTGGCGGCGCAGCCCGAGGTCGACATCGTGCAACCGGGTGTCCGGGTGATCGACGACGAGGGCAAGCAGGTTCTCCCGCTTGGCGACCGCATCAAGGCTGTGCTGCGTCCGCGCGGGGGATCGGATGGTGTGACGCTGTGCGGAGTCCGGATGGCCGAGAGCCTCATGCGGGCTGACTGGGCCTATTTTCCTTCGCTCGCCTGGCGCACATCCACGGCGCGGGCACACGGCTTCCGCGAGGAGTACGCGGTCGCGCTTGACTACGGGCTCCTGCTCGACATCGCGCTCGACGGTGGGACGATGCTCGTGTACGACGACGTCGTCTTCGACTACCGCCGTCATCGCGCGTCGGTCTCGTCGACGACCGCGTCCTCAGGAGTCCGCTTCGCGCAGGAGCGGGAATTCGCCTGGGCCTTTGCGGCACGCATGGCCGAACGAGGGTGGAACCGTGCCGCGCGCATCGGGCGCCGGCGTGCTATCTCACGACTGCACGCGGTGTCGGAGGCAGTGGGCGCGCTCCTGGCGGGTGATGTCGGTCGGTCGCGGGTCCTGCTCTCCTCGGCCCGGCGATGA
- a CDS encoding glycosyltransferase, translated as MHSSPPESGVRAAIASVTKYVPYAGIAHAGGEYALQHYRALRTEFELTAIAPASALNREAVDKGAAGPLLLLSGLRPIIADRLKLLADVVSLLRGSTAHASFARTLRRSTAAAGLLANADVVEFQWSEMGSLIPAVRARSPHARLVVIAHDVITQRWSRAATTARNPLMRAAYTLAAALSGRRERRTFEEADRVVVFSDKDARLVRSLAPNARPEVVRPGFPVPLPAAAGASTSPATVVFSGAMGRPDNDEAARWFLQHVWPQVHVEIPTARFTVVGANPSAALRRLAAIDETVTVTGFVESMDPYLDEADVVVVPLRQRRRRQVQDDRRPAARSSRRGHAGRGRGDRTR; from the coding sequence ATGCATTCTTCCCCACCTGAGAGTGGCGTCCGCGCCGCGATTGCGAGCGTGACCAAGTATGTCCCGTACGCGGGCATCGCGCACGCGGGCGGTGAATATGCGCTTCAGCACTATCGTGCGCTCAGGACGGAGTTCGAGCTGACGGCGATTGCTCCGGCAAGCGCGCTGAACCGCGAGGCCGTGGATAAGGGGGCCGCGGGGCCGCTCCTGCTCCTCTCCGGGCTGCGCCCCATCATCGCCGATCGTCTCAAGTTGCTCGCCGACGTGGTTTCGCTGCTGAGGGGCAGCACTGCTCACGCGTCATTCGCACGTACGCTACGGCGAAGCACTGCGGCCGCCGGCCTGCTCGCCAACGCCGACGTGGTCGAGTTCCAATGGTCGGAGATGGGGAGTCTCATTCCGGCGGTGCGTGCACGGTCCCCTCACGCTCGTCTCGTCGTCATCGCCCATGATGTGATCACTCAGCGCTGGTCCCGCGCGGCGACGACCGCACGCAATCCACTGATGCGCGCCGCGTACACGCTGGCGGCGGCGTTGAGCGGCCGACGCGAGCGCCGTACGTTCGAGGAGGCGGACCGGGTGGTTGTGTTCAGCGACAAAGACGCGCGCCTCGTCCGTTCCCTCGCGCCGAATGCCCGCCCCGAAGTCGTGCGTCCGGGATTCCCGGTGCCACTCCCTGCGGCCGCTGGCGCGTCGACTTCTCCCGCCACCGTGGTTTTCAGCGGCGCCATGGGTCGCCCCGACAACGATGAGGCAGCCCGCTGGTTCCTCCAGCACGTCTGGCCGCAGGTACACGTCGAAATCCCGACTGCTCGCTTCACCGTCGTGGGCGCGAACCCGAGCGCCGCGCTGCGCCGTCTGGCCGCCATCGACGAGACCGTGACAGTCACCGGCTTCGTGGAGTCGATGGATCCCTATCTCGACGAAGCAGACGTGGTCGTCGTGCCGCTGCGGCAACGGCGCCGGCGTCAAGTTCAAGACGATCGACGCCCTGCTGCGCGGAGTTCCCGTCGTGGCCACGCCGGTCGGGGCCGAGGGGATCGAACGCGATGA
- a CDS encoding DUF2304 domain-containing protein, whose product MIVIVGIAMAVVGLAIVFWMLLARRLREKYAVMWIVIAVCVLILGLFPGLLVWATGILGVQVPANLLFALALLLLLGVSLHLSWELSHTEDEMRRVAEEAALARAELDRINLRIDQLEQAHRGDDSPGAQSS is encoded by the coding sequence ATGATCGTCATCGTCGGTATCGCCATGGCTGTCGTGGGCCTCGCAATCGTGTTCTGGATGCTGCTCGCCCGGAGGCTTCGCGAGAAATACGCGGTGATGTGGATCGTCATCGCGGTGTGCGTGCTGATCCTGGGGCTCTTCCCCGGGCTGCTCGTCTGGGCGACCGGAATCCTGGGCGTCCAGGTGCCGGCGAACCTCCTGTTCGCCCTTGCGCTCTTGCTCCTGCTCGGAGTCTCACTCCACTTATCCTGGGAACTCTCGCACACCGAGGACGAGATGCGTCGAGTCGCCGAGGAGGCTGCCCTTGCCCGCGCCGAGCTCGACAGGATCAACCTGCGCATCGATCAACTGGAGCAGGCGCACCGCGGCGACGACTCGCCCGGAGCCCAGTCCTCGTAA
- a CDS encoding bifunctional dTDP-4-dehydrorhamnose 3,5-epimerase family protein/NAD(P)-dependent oxidoreductase, protein MSKIEFGKSLARVETGIPGLVVFDLPVHGDSRGWFKENWQREKMTEMGLPDFGPIQNNISFNDAVGTTRGIHAEPWDKWVSVATGRIFGAWVDLREGPTFGAVFTAEIDPSKAIFVPRGVGNSYQTLEADTAYSYLVNDHWSPEASYSFLNLADETTAIAWPIPLSEVEVSAKDLRHPRLADVTPIPARKALVVGASGQLGRALRGELGTSARIEWTTRAEFDLGAPDVDSARRWRDYDTIVNAGAYTAVDLAETADGRKDAWMANAAGPAALARIATEYGITLVHVSSDYVFDGTSERAYREDAPVCPLGVYGQSKAAGDLAVSTSPRHYIVRTSWVIGEGKNFVRTMVSLAERGISPSVVDDQRGRLTFASEIARAISHLLATRAPYGTYNVTGGGAPRTWAEIAADIFALTDADRSRVTGVSTADYFSKARGPVAPRPLNSVLDLTKIEATGFVPRDAGEQLREYLGS, encoded by the coding sequence GTGAGCAAGATCGAATTCGGCAAGAGCCTCGCGCGGGTCGAGACCGGTATCCCCGGTCTGGTTGTCTTCGACCTTCCGGTGCATGGGGACTCACGTGGGTGGTTCAAGGAGAACTGGCAGCGCGAGAAGATGACCGAGATGGGACTGCCCGATTTCGGGCCGATCCAGAACAACATCTCCTTCAACGACGCCGTCGGGACGACGCGCGGCATCCACGCGGAGCCCTGGGACAAATGGGTCTCGGTCGCGACCGGGCGCATCTTCGGCGCATGGGTTGACCTGCGTGAGGGACCGACGTTCGGCGCAGTCTTCACGGCGGAGATCGACCCCTCAAAGGCGATCTTCGTGCCCAGGGGCGTCGGAAACTCATATCAGACACTCGAGGCCGACACTGCGTATTCATACCTCGTCAACGATCACTGGTCGCCGGAAGCGTCGTACTCCTTTCTGAATCTCGCGGACGAAACCACGGCGATCGCGTGGCCGATTCCTCTGTCCGAGGTGGAGGTCTCCGCGAAGGACCTCCGTCACCCTCGCCTCGCAGACGTCACTCCGATCCCGGCGCGGAAGGCGCTCGTAGTGGGCGCCAGCGGCCAGCTCGGCCGAGCGTTGCGCGGCGAGCTGGGTACGTCGGCGCGCATCGAATGGACGACGCGAGCCGAGTTCGACCTCGGCGCCCCCGATGTCGACTCTGCCCGGCGTTGGCGGGACTACGACACGATCGTGAACGCGGGCGCGTACACTGCAGTTGATCTCGCCGAGACCGCTGACGGACGCAAGGATGCCTGGATGGCAAATGCCGCCGGTCCCGCTGCTCTGGCGCGAATCGCGACGGAATACGGCATCACGCTCGTGCACGTGTCGAGCGACTATGTCTTCGACGGGACGTCCGAGCGTGCCTACCGTGAGGACGCCCCCGTGTGCCCGCTCGGTGTGTACGGCCAATCGAAGGCGGCGGGTGACCTCGCGGTCAGCACCTCGCCTCGCCACTACATCGTGCGCACTTCCTGGGTTATCGGCGAGGGTAAGAACTTCGTCAGGACGATGGTGTCTCTCGCCGAGCGGGGGATCAGTCCTTCGGTGGTAGACGATCAGCGCGGGCGCCTCACGTTCGCCAGCGAGATCGCCCGTGCGATCTCTCACCTGCTGGCGACCCGGGCACCATACGGAACCTACAACGTGACCGGAGGCGGCGCGCCTCGGACCTGGGCGGAGATCGCGGCTGACATCTTCGCTCTCACAGATGCAGACCGCTCCCGTGTCACGGGTGTGAGTACGGCCGACTACTTCTCGAAAGCCAGGGGTCCGGTTGCACCTCGTCCGCTCAACAGCGTGCTCGATCTGACGAAGATCGAGGCGACGGGATTCGTTCCCCGTGACGCCGGAGAGCAGCTGCGGGAGTACCTGGGTTCGTGA
- the rfbB gene encoding dTDP-glucose 4,6-dehydratase, with amino-acid sequence MTRLLVTGGAGFIGSNFVHYVVENTDYTVTVLDALTYAGNQASLAGLPEDRVQFVHGDITDAELVDRLTADSDAVVHYAAESHNDNSLHSPRPFLDTNIIGTYTLLEAARRHERRFHHISTDEVYGDLELDDPERFTEQTPYNPSSPYSSTKAGSDLLVRAWVRSFGVQATISNCSNNYGPYQHVEKFIPRQITNVIRGIRPKLYGAGENVRDWIHANDHSSAVLTILEKGRVGETYLIGADGERNNKEVVELILEGMGQPSDAYDHVTDRAGHDLRYAIDSTKLRTELGWKPQFADFESGLAATIAWYRDNEEWWAPSKDSTEAFYASKGQ; translated from the coding sequence ATGACCCGCCTGCTCGTGACAGGAGGTGCCGGATTCATCGGATCCAACTTCGTGCACTATGTCGTCGAGAACACCGACTACACCGTGACCGTCCTGGATGCGCTGACCTACGCAGGCAATCAGGCATCCCTCGCCGGCCTGCCGGAGGATCGGGTGCAGTTCGTCCACGGGGACATCACCGATGCCGAGCTCGTAGACCGGCTCACCGCCGACTCCGACGCGGTGGTCCACTACGCGGCGGAGTCGCACAACGACAACTCCTTGCACAGTCCGCGCCCGTTCCTCGACACGAACATCATCGGGACCTACACGCTGCTCGAGGCGGCCCGCCGTCACGAACGGCGCTTCCACCACATTTCGACCGACGAGGTGTACGGCGATCTCGAGCTCGATGACCCCGAGCGGTTCACAGAGCAGACTCCATACAATCCGTCGTCGCCGTACTCGTCGACCAAGGCCGGCAGCGACCTGCTGGTTCGTGCCTGGGTGCGCTCGTTTGGGGTCCAGGCGACCATCTCGAACTGCTCGAACAATTACGGTCCGTACCAGCACGTCGAGAAGTTCATCCCTCGTCAGATCACGAACGTGATCCGCGGCATTCGACCCAAGCTCTACGGCGCGGGTGAGAATGTCCGCGATTGGATTCACGCCAACGATCATTCTTCGGCCGTGCTCACGATCCTCGAGAAGGGGCGTGTCGGCGAGACTTATCTGATCGGCGCCGATGGCGAGCGCAACAACAAAGAGGTCGTCGAGCTCATCCTCGAGGGAATGGGACAGCCGAGCGACGCGTACGATCACGTGACCGATCGCGCCGGTCACGATCTGCGCTACGCGATCGACTCCACGAAGCTGCGGACCGAACTCGGCTGGAAGCCACAGTTCGCCGATTTCGAATCCGGCCTCGCCGCGACCATCGCCTGGTACCGCGACAACGAAGAGTGGTGGGCACCTTCAAAGGACTCCACCGAAGCGTTCTACGCGTCGAAGGGGCAGTGA
- a CDS encoding glycosyltransferase family 2 protein, which translates to MTTPPDRVLVIVPAWNEARNVGNTVTEIRRADPSYDVAVVDDGSRDNTADVAHAAGATVISLPFNLGVGGAMRTGFTYAHRHGYQRAIQVDADGQHNPADIARVLAGLEHADISIGARFAEVGDYSVRGPRKWAMQFLAGAVSRVAKTRLTDITSGFRAANERAISQYIAYYPAEYLGDTIDSLVAACHAGLVVTQVPVAMRPRAHGTPSQGPIGASIYLLRSVFALALAMMRGPRRAQAVARFEQP; encoded by the coding sequence ATGACGACACCGCCTGACCGAGTGCTGGTCATCGTGCCTGCATGGAACGAGGCCCGCAACGTCGGAAATACCGTGACCGAGATCAGGCGGGCCGACCCCTCCTATGACGTCGCGGTGGTAGACGATGGCTCGAGAGATAACACTGCTGACGTAGCACACGCAGCCGGAGCGACCGTCATCTCCCTTCCCTTCAATCTGGGCGTCGGCGGGGCGATGCGCACCGGCTTCACCTACGCACACAGGCACGGATACCAGCGGGCGATCCAGGTGGACGCTGATGGACAGCACAACCCCGCGGACATCGCGCGCGTCCTCGCGGGCCTGGAGCACGCGGACATCTCGATCGGCGCCCGCTTCGCCGAGGTCGGAGACTACTCGGTCCGCGGCCCTCGCAAGTGGGCGATGCAGTTCCTTGCCGGCGCGGTATCGCGAGTGGCCAAGACGCGGTTGACGGATATCACCAGCGGGTTCCGCGCGGCGAATGAGCGCGCCATCTCGCAGTACATCGCCTACTACCCCGCGGAGTACCTCGGTGACACGATCGATTCCCTCGTGGCTGCCTGCCACGCCGGGCTCGTCGTTACGCAGGTGCCGGTGGCCATGCGCCCCCGGGCGCACGGAACCCCGAGTCAGGGCCCCATCGGCGCATCCATCTATCTGTTGCGATCCGTCTTCGCTCTTGCCCTCGCTATGATGCGCGGGCCTCGCCGCGCGCAGGCCGTCGCCCGATTCGAGCAGCCATGA
- a CDS encoding glycosyltransferase: MCEKNDAVVTAGGYAAVIIAYHRQDLLDAVLERLRVQTSRPEMIVVVDNGGDVDESFLAGSDIASVLVRRADNPGYATAVNIAAERARGAGLANLLVLTHDAVFEPTLAASLLDAMAVDAQAGCVAPTLRWVSRPDRIFSSGGVLTRGGRAYHRTDDVVGARAVHWVDGAVALYRVQALEHIDGVDERYFLYFEDVDTGWSLARAGWRTLVIPEVARQEPGAHPLRLGVRNMILFARKARLPLLPAVYSVTMRVAEELVVGLRREKRLRVIAAIRGIFDGLAGRRGKP, encoded by the coding sequence ATGTGCGAAAAGAATGACGCTGTGGTCACGGCCGGCGGCTACGCGGCCGTGATCATCGCCTACCACCGGCAGGATCTCCTCGACGCGGTGCTCGAACGCCTCCGTGTGCAGACCTCGCGTCCGGAGATGATCGTCGTCGTCGACAACGGCGGCGACGTCGACGAGTCGTTTCTCGCGGGATCGGATATCGCCTCAGTGCTCGTTCGTCGTGCGGACAACCCCGGCTATGCGACGGCCGTCAACATCGCTGCCGAACGTGCGCGGGGCGCTGGACTCGCGAACCTGCTCGTCCTCACCCACGACGCTGTCTTCGAGCCCACGCTCGCGGCTTCGCTTCTGGACGCGATGGCGGTCGACGCCCAGGCTGGCTGTGTGGCTCCGACGCTGCGCTGGGTCTCTCGTCCCGACCGCATCTTCTCGTCGGGGGGAGTGCTGACTCGCGGCGGTCGCGCCTATCACCGCACGGATGATGTCGTCGGTGCACGAGCGGTTCACTGGGTCGATGGTGCTGTTGCCCTCTATCGGGTTCAGGCGCTGGAGCACATCGACGGCGTGGACGAGAGGTACTTCCTCTACTTCGAGGACGTGGACACCGGATGGTCGCTCGCCCGTGCGGGGTGGCGCACGCTCGTCATACCCGAGGTGGCCCGGCAGGAGCCTGGTGCCCACCCGTTGCGCCTCGGCGTGCGAAACATGATCCTGTTCGCCCGGAAGGCACGACTTCCGTTGCTGCCCGCGGTGTATTCGGTCACCATGCGGGTTGCCGAGGAACTCGTCGTCGGACTTCGACGCGAGAAGCGCCTGCGCGTGATCGCCGCGATCCGAGGCATCTTCGACGGTCTGGCCGGTCGGCGGGGCAAGCCATGA
- a CDS encoding lipopolysaccharide biosynthesis protein: protein MSSPLGPRRGRARKAIGHELVRRSLLFSLSIVLSTLVGVVSIPVLIGQLGDTTWARLAVLQSISQFLAVIVGFGWGATGPSTVASLPDRDRKEFFVTSLLARVIILLPVLVAGTLIAAAIVHIDPLVAALAALTSVAPAAGAAWYFIGTNRPVALFLFDALPAILGQAAALVGVLVAPSLLVYVASTASFAVLGLLASCVFVATRSADGPWRIDRSQALRGLLQDQMPGFTATFTTSLITTLPVVIVKLIVPASALPLFVLADRLSRYAGLVLAPILQAIQSWVPEAGREHIRSRARIAMLVACGIGFIGAVGMITCAPWVAPLLSQGAIAIPPLISVAMGLGFAGEAISQITGLAVLVTIGRSRALALSAGVATVAALLGVLVGTLLLDVPGALIALALTSIGLAIYRSRVALLGLAAT from the coding sequence ATGAGCTCCCCCCTCGGTCCGCGCCGCGGCCGCGCGCGGAAGGCGATCGGACACGAACTGGTCCGCCGCTCGCTCCTGTTCTCTCTGTCGATCGTCCTCTCGACCCTTGTCGGTGTGGTCTCGATCCCGGTGCTGATCGGCCAGCTCGGCGATACGACGTGGGCACGTTTGGCCGTGCTGCAGTCGATTTCCCAGTTCCTCGCGGTCATCGTCGGCTTCGGATGGGGTGCGACAGGACCGAGCACGGTCGCGAGTCTGCCCGACAGGGACCGCAAGGAATTCTTCGTAACCTCGCTCCTCGCACGCGTCATCATCCTATTGCCTGTCCTCGTGGCCGGAACGCTGATCGCGGCCGCGATCGTCCACATCGATCCCCTCGTCGCCGCACTCGCCGCTCTGACGTCGGTAGCGCCAGCGGCCGGAGCTGCGTGGTACTTCATCGGCACCAATCGCCCCGTCGCGCTCTTCCTCTTCGACGCGCTACCCGCGATCCTCGGACAGGCCGCCGCCCTCGTCGGAGTTCTCGTCGCCCCTTCCCTGCTGGTGTACGTGGCCTCCACGGCAAGCTTCGCTGTACTGGGCCTCTTGGCATCCTGCGTGTTCGTGGCAACAAGGTCCGCGGACGGACCATGGCGGATCGACCGCAGCCAGGCTCTGCGCGGACTGCTCCAGGATCAGATGCCCGGTTTCACCGCGACGTTCACCACCAGCCTGATCACGACGCTCCCCGTCGTCATCGTCAAGCTCATCGTCCCCGCCTCGGCGCTCCCGCTTTTCGTGCTCGCCGACAGGCTCTCGCGCTACGCGGGACTGGTCCTTGCTCCGATCCTGCAGGCCATCCAGAGCTGGGTCCCGGAGGCAGGACGAGAGCACATCCGCTCCCGCGCACGCATCGCGATGCTGGTCGCGTGCGGGATCGGGTTCATCGGCGCGGTCGGGATGATCACATGCGCCCCGTGGGTCGCGCCTCTGCTCTCGCAGGGCGCCATCGCCATTCCACCCCTGATCTCGGTTGCCATGGGGCTCGGATTCGCTGGTGAGGCGATCAGCCAGATCACCGGACTCGCAGTGCTCGTAACGATCGGCCGCTCCCGTGCTCTGGCGCTCTCGGCCGGAGTCGCAACGGTCGCTGCCCTACTTGGGGTGCTCGTCGGCACACTGCTCCTCGACGTTCCCGGCGCCCTGATCGCCCTCGCGCTCACCTCGATCGGCCTGGCGATCTATCGCTCCCGAGTGGCGTTGCTCGGCCTCGCAGCAACCTGA
- the rfbA gene encoding glucose-1-phosphate thymidylyltransferase RfbA, translated as MKGIILAGGSGTRLHPITLGVSKQLIPVYDKPMVYYPLSTLMLAGIRDILVITTPHDAAHFERLLGDGSQLGINLTFAQQPSPDGLAQAFTIGADFIGDDSVALVLGDNLLYGPGLGNKLQRFGDIDGGAIFAYWVSEPEAYGVVEFDAQGTAVSLEEKPAHPKSNYAVPGLYFYDNDVVEIARNLAPSARGEYEITDVNRAYLERGKLQVEVLPRGTAWLDTGTFDQMTDAAEYVRTMERRTSLKIGVPEEVAWRQGFLTDEQLRDRAEKLVKSGYGAYLLDLLKRGKA; from the coding sequence GTGAAAGGCATCATTCTTGCGGGCGGATCAGGAACACGACTACACCCGATCACTCTGGGCGTATCGAAGCAGCTGATTCCCGTCTACGACAAGCCCATGGTCTACTATCCGTTGTCCACTCTCATGCTCGCCGGCATCCGTGACATCCTCGTGATCACGACGCCGCACGATGCGGCGCACTTTGAGCGGCTACTGGGGGATGGATCTCAGCTCGGCATCAACCTGACGTTCGCGCAACAGCCGTCTCCGGACGGGCTGGCGCAGGCGTTCACGATCGGAGCCGACTTCATCGGCGACGACAGCGTGGCGCTGGTGCTCGGAGACAACCTGCTCTACGGCCCTGGCCTCGGGAACAAGCTGCAGCGCTTCGGAGACATCGATGGCGGTGCCATCTTCGCTTACTGGGTGTCGGAGCCCGAGGCCTATGGAGTCGTCGAGTTCGACGCGCAGGGCACTGCCGTGTCCCTCGAGGAGAAGCCCGCTCATCCGAAGAGCAACTACGCCGTTCCCGGACTCTACTTCTACGACAACGATGTGGTCGAGATCGCCCGCAATCTCGCGCCCTCTGCGCGCGGCGAGTATGAGATCACCGATGTCAACCGTGCGTATCTCGAGCGTGGAAAGCTCCAGGTCGAGGTGCTGCCGCGCGGCACCGCCTGGCTCGACACAGGAACCTTCGACCAGATGACGGATGCCGCCGAATACGTCCGCACCATGGAACGGCGCACATCGCTGAAGATCGGCGTGCCAGAAGAGGTTGCATGGCGTCAGGGATTCCTGACCGACGAACAGCTGCGGGATCGAGCCGAGAAGCTCGTGAAGAGCGGCTACGGTGCGTACCTTCTGGATCTGCTCAAGAGAGGAAAAGCATGA
- a CDS encoding glycosyltransferase, with translation MTPTTSAPVVIAVIPTFRPPDALRDHVSDLLTQVHSVVLVDDGTASTNGLGIDDQRVEVIELPENGGIARALNVGITAARASGATHVLTLDQDSWIPEGYVERSLAVLSEALRRGEEPVGAVPSSAGGTGVVLDRDGRPFDPIQAGQVVRLEVFDRVGPFEEALFIDAVDSEYTLRAWQGGFRYVLVPGTDIGHELGTLVPLTIFGRQLVLGGRPRHLLYHAPFRTYYMVRNSVILSRRYGRERRSWTWRRTRLLSSMIFGGLLIPGDRAAQLLALRRGIRDGRAGITGRIPDELMSSLARLGRKL, from the coding sequence ATGACCCCAACCACCTCCGCACCTGTGGTCATCGCCGTGATACCCACCTTCCGGCCGCCCGACGCACTGCGCGATCATGTGTCCGACCTGCTCACTCAGGTGCACTCCGTCGTGCTCGTCGACGATGGAACAGCCTCGACCAACGGTCTCGGGATCGACGACCAACGCGTAGAGGTGATCGAGCTTCCCGAGAACGGCGGGATCGCCCGGGCGTTGAACGTTGGCATCACGGCTGCTCGGGCTTCAGGTGCCACGCATGTGCTCACCCTCGATCAAGATTCCTGGATCCCCGAGGGGTACGTCGAGCGTTCCCTAGCCGTCCTGTCCGAGGCCCTCCGACGCGGTGAGGAGCCCGTCGGAGCAGTCCCATCCTCTGCGGGAGGGACCGGAGTGGTGCTCGATCGCGACGGCCGCCCGTTCGATCCCATCCAGGCCGGCCAGGTCGTGCGGCTGGAGGTGTTCGACCGGGTGGGTCCTTTCGAGGAGGCGCTGTTCATCGACGCGGTCGACAGCGAATACACCCTGCGCGCGTGGCAAGGTGGTTTTCGGTACGTGCTCGTCCCCGGTACCGACATCGGGCACGAGCTGGGCACGCTCGTACCGCTCACGATTTTCGGCAGGCAGCTCGTGTTGGGCGGCCGTCCACGTCACCTGCTCTACCACGCCCCCTTCCGCACGTACTACATGGTGCGCAACTCCGTGATCCTGTCCCGGCGCTACGGGCGCGAGCGCCGCTCGTGGACATGGCGGCGCACCCGCTTGCTCTCCTCCATGATCTTCGGAGGCCTCCTCATCCCGGGTGACCGCGCCGCACAACTGCTGGCGCTACGCCGAGGTATCCGTGACGGTCGCGCCGGCATCACCGGCCGTATCCCTGATGAGCTGATGTCGAGCCTCGCCCGCCTGGGCAGGAAGCTCTGA